tcaacgttTTTTTTACTGATATAAAAGTtattcaaaactaggttaaagttacaaaaaaataggtaaaagttatcttggtgtacaataaatttattgtacacctagtgcgcgcaagaccttttgtatgttctttgtatttgaactaaatgttctttgtaaaacagggtgcacaatgagcattgtgcacccgggtgcttaaaccatattttgatgtcatccctcaaaagaaaaaagaaaaaaaaaaggttttatATGTCAAACCACCAACCTTGTTACTTGTCAATTGTTCCTATCAAGGAGTCCGCTAAAGCGTCAAAGTCAATGATGGTTATTGGGTTACATAGCGTTCCTTTGGTATTGTGAAGTAGGCAAGTTCCTTGAGATAGGTGTTACTTGTTACTTTTCAGGGGAGTTTGAAATTCTGATGGCCCGTTGATAGTCCGTTGATAGTCCGTaataaatggtggaaatggaaataaatttaagtgttatttgacaaaaaaaaatttaacatcATGATGTCTttggtaatgaaattttgtctcaaacttggttttttcttcataaatttgcattcccaACTAATACCACTCTTCAAAGGGTAATTGATGATAAaggaaatttataaagaaaaaatatatacttttGAGTGAACTAGCATTACTCTAGGAAATAGATATTGATTTTTCttacaaatttatatacaaatTCATTGGCATGAATGCCATTTATGATAGGCTATCTAACGGGCCATGAAGTCTTTTATTTCAGGACTCATGAGCCTCTACCAATTGAACTCCCATCAAAATTTGATATAGTCAACATGTGATCAGTCTTCCTATCTTGTTCTTTTCTTGGTACATAACAACAGAGAACTGCTCAAGTCAGATCTTTGTTTGGCTATGATTAGCTAACCCTAGATGATTATTTGTTTCCCCTGTAATGGTCTTTTTTTCATGCATCCTGTAGTTTGGTCATTCGTATCAATGATCTTAATTCGTATGAATGTCCTATTTGGTGCAGTCTGATGTTTGTCATGCTTACCATGTGCTGAAGAAAGGAGGATTGAAGGATGAGAATATAATCGTTTTCATGTATGATGACATTGCTTTTGACGAAGAGAACCCAAGACCTGGGGTCATCATTAATAGCCCACATGGACATGACGTCTATGCAGGAGTTCCAAAGGTTTGATCTAAAGTTCAACTTATGATAGTTACCCTGTTTAAAAATCAGTCAAAAACTGTGTATTTCATCTTATAAATTACGCTTGTTGTGACAGGATTATACTGGGGAAGATGTGACTGTGAATAACTTTTTAGCAGCTATTCTTGGGAATAAAACAGCCATTACTGGTGGCAGTGGAAAGGTGGTGAATAGTGGACCTAATGATCACATCTTCATCTTTTACACAGATCATGGCGGTCCTGGTGTGCTCGGTTAGTATTTCCTGCTGCAGTTTTCTTCATTGTAACAGTTATTGTTTGGGTGGTTTGAATTTATCTGTTATATGCTCAATTCAACCTTATTCTTCTACACTTGTACTATGAATACGGCCCTTAGTTCTCCATTCTTCATTCAGGTATGCCTACCTTTCCATATCTTTATGCTGATGAGCTCATAGACACCCTGAAACAAAAGCATGCATCTGGAACCTATAAAAGCCTGGTAAGCAATAATATCTCCCAAAAACCCTGGCTTCTGTTGATTTCTGTAGCATATATATGTTTTCCATCTTAGTTTATCTTCTTTATAATACATACTGATACTTTTTGTGTCTGAAAATATTCAGGTGTTTTATGTAGAAGCCTGTGAATCTGGGAGCATCTTTGAGGGTCTTCTTCCTGAAGGACTGAATATTTATGCAACCACTGCTTCAAATGCCGTAGAGAGTAGTTGGGGAACTTACTGTCCTGGAGAAGATCCTAATGTTCCTGGAGAATATGACACCTGTCTTGGTGATTTGTACAGCGTGTCTTGGATTGAAGACAGGTATCACTAAACTCGGTATCTTCATATCCATATTTATGATCACATACTCCTGTTTTTCGAAATTGTACTCTCCTCGTCCCTTAATAAGCACACGTTGGCTTTTTTTCAACGGAGACTAAGGAAAGTGAACACGTAAAGACCAAAAACTGGGTCGTTTGCGTGTGTTTATTATCTAGGTTGTTGTTTGTTTAAGCAACTTTTGGATTATTCCCCTTGTtaagggtgcgttctattcacctgattttcacttgttTTTCCTGATTgaatttatcaaaacttattttagttatgaattgtacttggtcaacccttatttttcctgaaataagtgaacaAGTGCTAGTAAATCATGGTAACTAaataaaataatgtttggtgtaTTGACAGTGAGAAACACAACTTGCGGACAGAATCTTTGAAGCAGCAGTATGAACTGGTAAGAACTTACTGAGATCATGATCAGTACCTAGCTATGCATCAAGTTGGTCTAATAATTTTGATTACGATCTTTTTTTCTCTCTTAATAAAGAATTGGGAATTTTCTCACAGAATTTTTCTGAAATATATGATGTACAAATATGCTGGAGTTATTTTGAGTGTTTTTTTACTATTGCAGGTTAAGACGAGGACATCATCAAATCCTTTTTACAGCTCACATGTGATGCAGTATGGTGATACAGAGCTTAAgacggacatgcttgccttgtATATGGGAACAAATCCTGCTAATGAGAATTTTACCTATGTGGATGATAACTCGTTGCGTCCTTCATCTTCTAACCCTGTTAATCAGCGCGATGCTGATCTTATCCATTTCTGGAACAAGGTCTTGGTCCTTTACTATCAACTCTTTACTCAAATTACAATGCTGTTAGCTACTTGATACAgcattatatatatacttccaAGTTATGAACACTAGTTTCAATTTTGTTCAGTTCCGCAAAGCTCCAGAAGGATCTTCAAGAAAGAAACAAGCAGAAAAGCAGTTTATGGAAGCAATGTCACACAGAGTTCACTTAGATAACAGCATCAAACTCGTTGGCAAGCTTTTATTTGGAATTGAAAAGGGATTAGATGTGCTAGAGACTGTTCGACCTACAGGAAAACCCCTCGTGGATGACTGGAACTGCCTAAAAACAATGGTAATAGACTAATAtcttcatattaatttcatgcttTACAATAGACCTGATTAAGACTTAGCCCGGCCGTCGGCCCGGCCCGCCTGAAATTTTTGCGGGGCCGGcccgattttttttatttttttgggcgggtttgggaaacacaaatatacaatttttagttataaatttgacccgacccgaaaatggcCCCGAAAAGTCCGGTATTTTAGGCCCGAAAATAGCGATTTTCGGGTTTGGGCACAAAATTTTGGCCCGAAATCTTGGCACGGCCCGACATACGGGCTGACTTTTTATGTCCAAGCCCGGCCCGGCCGCcgtttgatcaggtctactttACAATAAAGAATTATGTAAGTTGAAGAAATTCCAATAACTCTTTCACTGTTTTGAATACAGGTAAGAACGTTTGAAAAGCATTGTGGATCTCTGTCTCAATATGGAATGAAACACATACGTTCCATTGCAAACATATGCAATGCTGGGATCACAGCTAATCAGGTGGATGAGGCTTCAGCACAGGCTTGTCCGAGCTTACCTTCGGGCCCTTGGAGCTCTCTGCATAAGGGATTTAGCGCCTGAGATGATGCTGTGTACCTGTGTAGTAAAGAGTACGTGTTCATATTTTGTGAATTTGGTCTTCATTCCTCAGTTCCATAGTATGCGATCTATGTAAATATGGCTCCCCTGTAAGTAAGATGCATATAATATAGCCCAATGTAACAAATATTATGATGCAACATTAATGTAGTCAAATATTATGattcattgtttttgttttgttttgggtATAGGTGGGATGCATAGGATGTTTCTTCACATAAATTTGAGGGAGATCAAAACTCACCAATCACCATAAACTAAACAAAggtctttatatatatatatatatatatatatatatatatatatatatatatatatatatatatatatatatatatatatatatatatatatatatatattctacccTCTATAGTCGAGCTGTCAAAAatggacccgacccgaaaaaccgacctgaaccgacctgTTTTTTTAAGGCCCCGGACCCGATCCGAAACCCgaaatttgttaaaataaaaAACCCGTAACACGACCGTATCCAACCCGCTAAAaccaacgactgattttgaccCGTTAATGCATGACCCGGACCCGAACCTGACACCCGACCGAAATATAACCGATAACAAAACTAAGTCAGCTTACCCGACCGaaaaatgacccgaacccgattcaacacccgacccgatgtcaacccgaaaccgattatAACCCGATGAAACCTGTTATTGACTCAATTTCTGACAACCCCGTTACCTGAATTTACGCGACCTGGTGACAACCCGATTTGTCATTgacctaactaaataataacttaaatcaagttaatattttttttttataattacctaATCTAGAACAAGTGAAAAGCATTAAACCAAATTTAACCAAATAAGTTAATTATAAGGTTAAAACTTTACTAGACCTGATAGCTACCGTACTCGGTTTTAACCCGTGTCCGATAGTAAACCCGACCTGAATTTTAACCGACCCGGTAATTATCCGATCCGAACTTGACCTGACTcgttaagacccgaacccgtaaTTTTACCCGACTAGAAaaagacccgacccgaaccgaaCCCGACTTATACCGAAAGGGAAAATtaacccgacatgacccgacaaattttcaacctgaccgaacccgacctgaaacCGACCTGCACCCGGTGATAAAATGACCCGACACAACCCGGCCAGATCATGACCCGTGACCCGACATGACCAGACCCGGACCCGACTCGAGTAaccgttttgacagctctactctATAGTCTATACCAAGGTCCATGGTCCATCAGCCAAAGAGGTGAAATGAACTTCTCATAGTGACACTCCTTAACTTGTTATGGAGGAAAAAGACCGCGTTAATTTtgaatatgttcttttattcTTATGGATCAAATTAGACAAGACTAGACCAGCCAGAAAAAATAAAAGAGGCTCGCAGGAAACAATCAAATCGGATTATACCACACTAAATCAAACCAAAAATTAGATAAATCAGATCACACCAGACGAACAGGGAAAAATGTCTTTTATCACCGGATTTTGACGACCCTAATTATGCTTTTATTATTATGAGCAATCAtatgattgttaatttatttattcttaTGGAAAAATCATACTCTATGAATTGTTTTGTTAAGTTGTTTACTCTTCATATGGCCAATCAGCAACAGTAGCGTATCCGTTACATAAAAAATCTCTACAAAATGAAAGTGGACCCACCAACCGCAAAGTCATCCGAGCCGTCTATTCCATCATCACCCACCCAAATCATCATAACCATCGCCCCTGAATTTTCCACGTAATACACCCTCCAACAAATATATATCCATAGAATAAACCCAACAACAAAATCCATAAAAAAATCCCcactctctctctaaattctctctcctcccctttTTCCTTTTACTGTATTTTTTTCCCACTTTTGTCACCGGAAATAATGATCCGATACATCGCCGGCGTACCGTTATTCCTACTGCTGCTTCTAAGTCCACTGGCCGAGTGCCGTCAGATTACCGACGACTTCCTCCGATTACCGTCTGATCGTTCTTCAATTCTTGATCATGCATTTCCGCATATGAACGACGTTGATGATGATCCTATTGGAACTAGATGGGCGGTTCTGATTGCTGGGTCTAACGGGTACTGGAATTACAGGCATCAGGTTATCATTTTCATTCTTTATTTCAAATGCAATTTCATTTTCTTGGTAATTTTGGGTattgatttttattgaaattattatttgggTTTTGTAAATTGGTTGGGGgtacttaattttttttgttaagtaaATAACTAAATATGTACTCCGTATTGGCCGAAAGATGATTTTTGTTAAGCTTTGTAATTTTCCTGcagttgtgaatttgtgattgaGGCGCCAATTTTTTTGGGTATGTGTAGATAGCTAAAAAGGCACTAATGTAGACGTGAGTAGTCGGTACTAACCCAAGAAGTTCAACTTAGCTAGCTGGCATGGCCTCTTTAAGTCACAAGGCTTCAGTGATATTGTTTAAACTTGATTTTTTAAGGAGGGTTTGTGTTTTGTGAATGTTTTCTTGCTTGGATTATAGCATATGATTGGCATGTTTCATTTGAAAAACCTGTATTTAGTTGGTGTATAATGTATCAATTGAGCCTAAAATGGGTTATTTCGTTTATGTGTCCTCAAGTGAGGAATAAATTCTTGAATTAATACCAAATTAGGAAATGTATTTAATACTTATCGGCTTCATATATCAtaattgtattattttaggtgCTATTTTGGTGTTTGGAAGAGTTAGGCTTCGCTCAAGTTTGATTGTATGTCCGCCTGATTAGAAATTAAAACATAGGGTGGATATCAATAGTTGTGAAGATATATGGGTACTTATTTTGACTATTTTTGTTTTGGGGGTGGTGTAAGATCACAAGGGGCAAGCGTGATGGAGAAAGGGAAGTCTTGGCCAGCTAACTTAAATAGATTGATCACATCAGAACATTTTCATGGTTGAATTTACTCTGGATTTGATAAATGGAGTAATGAACATTGGTCTAACGATTCAGCTCTCGTTTATCTCTTACTAACATTTGATATCTTTTAATATCTAATCCTTGTGTGTACTAAAGAGTGTGAGTCAGTCTGAAACTTGCTTGTACAATTGTCATGTGCCACAGTGCCTATGATTGATTTTACAATTTTCTAGAAATAATGCTCACAATCAGCATATTGCTGCTAAATCTTACATCCAGGCTGATGTTTGTCATGCCTACCAAGTATTAAAGAAAGGCGGTCTCAAGgatgaaaatataattgtttTCATGTATGATGACATCGCTTATCACGAGGAAAATCCAAGACCTGGGATCATCATCAATAGCCCCCATGGAAGTGATGTCTACACCGGAGTCCCAAAGGTTCTGTCTCGAGTCCCACATTCTCCATAGTCAACTGATGAATGATGTGAAGAAGTTATGCTCATTTCCTTGATATGTTGTGGCAGGATTATACTGGGGAACATGTGACTGTCAACAACTTTTTTGCAGCTTTACTTGGTGACAAAGCAGCTATTACTGGTGGCAGTGGAAAGGTAGTGGATAGTGGCCCTAATGATCATATATTTCTCTATTACTCAGACCATGGTGGTGCTGGTGTGCTCGGTTAGTACTTTGAGCCTCATAGTTCTCTTTCAAGTTGTACTTCTATTGTTGTTAGCGGAAGCTGTTTTGCTTGTTTATCTCATGACTCTTCTACAGAATCTGCTATTATACTAACTACTAAGTACTACCTTCTATAGCATTCatcgaatgttgaatttttATTGGGCTCAACTGCATATTATGTAGAGCTACTCAATTTGAGGTGCCAATGGCATGCAGCGGCTTTTTGTTGGTTTCTTCTGCTGGTGGCTCCAAAGACAgtcataatttatttatttattcgtaTGTATAACACTGCAATacttaacatacttggtttCAGCTTGTATTCCTGAATCCTTAGTATCTTTCGTCTTGTTGTTCAGATGCTTTCATGTTGTCTATTAAAACGACCCTTACGAAATTCTTCTTTCCATACTTTGTAGTACATTGGCAGGTTCCATAATACCTGTGAACTGAATACTTGTTGCTCTTATTCAGTGCCTTGTTCAGTCCACTGTCCAATCTTACTCTTGTTGCTACACTACTTAAGTGTTAAGTTCTTCATAGACTCTTCTCAAGTACTTAATCAATATACCACAAAATGACTATTGAAACTTAAATGTTCTGATGATATATTGTTTTACAAGTGGATTTCCGTTTGAAGATGAACTTACGCCAGGGCTGTCATGTTCATTGTTCAAATTCAGTATTGAGCTTTTATTTACTACGTACATTGTTTGATTCTCTCCAGTGTGCtcaataaaatattttatttttctggtgAAAATGAATATCATTCATTGTGCTTGTTCAGGTATGCCTACTGTTCCGTTCCTCTATGCTGATGGGCTGATAAATACTTTGAAAAAAAAGCATGCTTCTGGAACCTATAAGAGTATGGTGAGATTTCCCTCCCCTGTATTCCCTATTTCCCTCATATCTTCCATCTAATCTAACTTGGGTTCTAATGAATTTGGAATCTGTGAAATGTCAGGTAATATATGTTGAAGCCTGTGAGTCTGGCAGCATTTTTGAGGGTCTTCTTCCTGAAGGGCTTAACATATATGCTACCACCGCATCCAATGCTGTAGAGAGTAGTTGGGGGGCCTATTGTCCTGGTGATTATCCTAGTCCTCCTCCAGAGTATGATACATGCTTGGGTGATCTGTATAGTGCGGCTTGGATGGAAGACAGGTATTACTTACACCTATAACTGTTATACAAAATCAGCATAACTCTTAGTTTTCTTCCCCTTCCTGGCCCCTTAAAAGTTGGGTTTATGGTTGGTTATGGGGGTTGGGTTGTAGTGATTAGAGTTATATTTTCCGATCAAGCACTAAACTTCTCCTGTATGCAAAATTTGCATGTGCAAGTGTGTAACAATGAATATTATCTTAGTTTACACAACACCAGACATCAATTTTAGACAGATGAGAAGAAAGCTACATTTGGAAGATAAATATTGAAAATAATTTATCTAATACTTCAAATAAAACTAATTAGTAATAACTGCACAAGATGACAACCTTGAACCCTGTTGAGGAAAGATGCAAGAAGTGTATCCACTATCTCACACACCTAAAGATAAAGCACCCCTAATGCCCAGAAAGTTGGTGCCACTGCAAGAGGATCAATATTAAGGTTCAACGAAATTCATGGGTCATCTCAATGGCTCAAAACCACACATTTCTCTGGGTCACCGCAGCTTACTAATGCATATCCTCTCAAAAGGAGGAGtttcttttcttgattttttttaatggaaAGATACAACAAAAGTTAGGATAGTCTTCTCTCAAGACtgtatttcttttcttttcttttcttgaaATATGACCCCCAAAACCATCATCTGTTTAATATACATGGGAGGCTGGAATAGATTTGGTAATTGATGAAAGAAACCTGAACATATCTGAAATATCTTGCCTTGATCGGCGATGGATATATACAGACTACAGGAGATATACATTCTACACTACTTTGGTTGCACTGGATTGTATGCGCTTGTGTTGATGATATTTACTTGCTAGTGATGGACCCACTTGCAATCTTCATTTCCGGGAAGGATAATAGATACTCGATTTTTAGTCAGAAAGAAAGGTAGGAGACCTAAGAAATATTGGGGAGGGAGGTCATCAGACAAGAATTGGCTGATTTGGATTTTACTTAGGAGATGATAATTTAGAGGACACTCTAACTTGTGAGGAAGGAGGAGAAAAGGTTACCGTCATCTTTAGTTGTGTACATTACCGGTTTTAGGACAGGTAGAGGAACTGAGGAAGGCCTGAAATGTTTTGGATAGTGACTACTTTC
This sequence is a window from Spinacia oleracea cultivar Varoflay chromosome 1, BTI_SOV_V1, whole genome shotgun sequence. Protein-coding genes within it:
- the LOC110789264 gene encoding vacuolar-processing enzyme, with amino-acid sequence MIRYTGSILLGLLLFLTSFANSRPIVDDLIRLPSDHSSTLAHVFPDVDDDSVGTRWAVLIAGSNGYWNYRHQSDVCHAYHVLKKGGLKDENIIVFMYDDIAFDEENPRPGVIINSPHGHDVYAGVPKDYTGEDVTVNNFLAAILGNKTAITGGSGKVVNSGPNDHIFIFYTDHGGPGVLGMPTFPYLYADELIDTLKQKHASGTYKSLVFYVEACESGSIFEGLLPEGLNIYATTASNAVESSWGTYCPGEDPNVPGEYDTCLGDLYSVSWIEDSEKHNLRTESLKQQYELVKTRTSSNPFYSSHVMQYGDTELKTDMLALYMGTNPANENFTYVDDNSLRPSSSNPVNQRDADLIHFWNKFRKAPEGSSRKKQAEKQFMEAMSHRVHLDNSIKLVGKLLFGIEKGLDVLETVRPTGKPLVDDWNCLKTMVRTFEKHCGSLSQYGMKHIRSIANICNAGITANQVDEASAQACPSLPSGPWSSLHKGFSA
- the LOC110789265 gene encoding vacuolar-processing enzyme gives rise to the protein MIRYIAGVPLFLLLLLSPLAECRQITDDFLRLPSDRSSILDHAFPHMNDVDDDPIGTRWAVLIAGSNGYWNYRHQADVCHAYQVLKKGGLKDENIIVFMYDDIAYHEENPRPGIIINSPHGSDVYTGVPKDYTGEHVTVNNFFAALLGDKAAITGGSGKVVDSGPNDHIFLYYSDHGGAGVLGMPTVPFLYADGLINTLKKKHASGTYKSMVIYVEACESGSIFEGLLPEGLNIYATTASNAVESSWGAYCPGDYPSPPPEYDTCLGDLYSAAWMEDSEIHNLRTETLKRQYELVKMRTANGGSYYGSHVLQFGDKELSKEKLYMYMGTNPANDNFTFVDDNSLRPMSSKAVNQRDADLVHFWEKFRKAPEGSQEKMEAQTRFVEAMSHRVHLDHSIKLVGKLLFGMGKGPEVLHTVRPAGQPLVDDWSCLRTLVKTFEMHCGSLSQYGMKHMRSIANICNAGIRADQMAEASAQACPSVPSGPWSSLHRGFSA